A genomic window from Camelina sativa cultivar DH55 chromosome 2, Cs, whole genome shotgun sequence includes:
- the LOC104713217 gene encoding uncharacterized protein LOC104713217 isoform X2 produces the protein MSIKAQQELQTLEDGKTEELVGEDGVLIEVKKLEKSSRRIRSNIGMEASLDSVWKVLTDYEKLSDFIPGLVVSELVEQEGNRVRLFQMGQQNLALGLKFNAKAVLDCFEKELEILPHGRRREIDFKMVEGDFQLFEGKWSIEQLDKGIQGEALDLQFKDFPTTLAYTVDVKPKMWLPVRLVEGRLCKEIKTNLMSIRDAAQKVIEGVIHDL, from the exons ATGTCCATTAAAGCTCAACAAGAACTTCAAACCCTTGAAG ATGGGAAGACAGAGGAATTGGTAGGCGAAGATGGAGTTCTCATAGAGGTGAAGAAGCTCGAGAAGAGCTCGCGGCGGATTCGTTCGAACATTGGTATGGAAGCGAGTCTCGATTCGGTTTGGAAGGTATTGACTGATTACGAGAAGCTATCTGATTTCATACCAGGCCTTGTTGTTAGCGAATTGGTTGAGCAAGAAGGGAACCGTGTTCGTCTGTTCCAG ATGGGACAGCAGAACTTAGCACTAGGTCTTAAGTTCAATGCCAAAGCTGTTCTAGATTGTTTTGAGAAAGAGCTTGAGATTCTGCCACATGGGAGGAGACGTGAAATCGATTTTAAGATGGTAGAAGGAGATTTCCAATTGTTTGAAGGCAAATGGTCCATCGAACAA CTTGACAAAGGGATTCAGGGGGAGGCTTTGGATTTACAGTTTAAAGATTTTCCAACAACGCTTGCGTACACGGTGGATGTAAAACCAAAGATGTGGTTGCCTGTGCGATTAGTTGAAGGAAGATTGTGCAAAGAGATCAAAACTAATCTTATGAGTATCCGAGATGCAGCACAGAAAGTTATTGAAGGTGTTATTCATgatctttga
- the LOC104713217 gene encoding uncharacterized protein LOC104713217 isoform X1, whose protein sequence is MQSSPILSSDFSSSFHHPRAAALATTSAVTNSHPPTIKFHSLSSFSPSSTLVSSSRRCFTCRFGNDSSPFDTSEDDYYSSEDETETGIEIDDEDGYYCLTDGKTEELVGEDGVLIEVKKLEKSSRRIRSNIGMEASLDSVWKVLTDYEKLSDFIPGLVVSELVEQEGNRVRLFQMGQQNLALGLKFNAKAVLDCFEKELEILPHGRRREIDFKMVEGDFQLFEGKWSIEQLDKGIQGEALDLQFKDFPTTLAYTVDVKPKMWLPVRLVEGRLCKEIKTNLMSIRDAAQKVIEGVIHDL, encoded by the exons ATGCAATCTTCTCCGATCTTATCATCagacttctcctcctcctttcaCCACCCACGCGCCGCGGCGTTAGCCACTACTTCCGCCGTAACGAATTCACATCCTCCGACGATAAAATTTCACTCTCTATCCTCCTTTTCTCCTTCCTCGACACTAGTATCTTCTTCTCGTAGATGTTTCACCTGCCGATTTGGCAACGATTCTTCGCCGTTCGATACGAGCGAGGATGATTATTATAGTAGCGAAGATGAAACTGAAACTGGAATTGaaattgatgatgaagatggttaTTATTGTTTGACAGATGGGAAGACAGAGGAATTGGTAGGCGAAGATGGAGTTCTCATAGAGGTGAAGAAGCTCGAGAAGAGCTCGCGGCGGATTCGTTCGAACATTGGTATGGAAGCGAGTCTCGATTCGGTTTGGAAGGTATTGACTGATTACGAGAAGCTATCTGATTTCATACCAGGCCTTGTTGTTAGCGAATTGGTTGAGCAAGAAGGGAACCGTGTTCGTCTGTTCCAG ATGGGACAGCAGAACTTAGCACTAGGTCTTAAGTTCAATGCCAAAGCTGTTCTAGATTGTTTTGAGAAAGAGCTTGAGATTCTGCCACATGGGAGGAGACGTGAAATCGATTTTAAGATGGTAGAAGGAGATTTCCAATTGTTTGAAGGCAAATGGTCCATCGAACAA CTTGACAAAGGGATTCAGGGGGAGGCTTTGGATTTACAGTTTAAAGATTTTCCAACAACGCTTGCGTACACGGTGGATGTAAAACCAAAGATGTGGTTGCCTGTGCGATTAGTTGAAGGAAGATTGTGCAAAGAGATCAAAACTAATCTTATGAGTATCCGAGATGCAGCACAGAAAGTTATTGAAGGTGTTATTCATgatctttga
- the LOC104713236 gene encoding protein ABC transporter 1, mitochondrial isoform X2, protein MSSWSKSLTRLVNGVSLVAKEIINQSPELRRARNGDLEGLITSSGKKALVAATDLVGLTSGKLRELSIRRSKEKEPSVVYFDEEESNKAGVVVVTPEIRSDSTEPIVDSRDLRSGISDEAKNSNREEEIKVSGEVIGVTDAESSAVASTPSVVEVVGAPVKRRRLRERKVPSTPIARAYGFFNLGAALAWGAVKESTYRMVNGTPATQDNKPALSSIMSKENAERLALGLCEMRGAALKVGQMLSIQDESLVPAPILNALEYVRQGADVMPRSQLNPVLDAELGPNWQSKLTSFDYEPIAAASIGQVHRAVTKDGVEVAMKIQYPGVANSIESDIENVRRLLNYTNLIPKGLFLDRAIKVAKEELAQECNYEIEAVSQKRFRDLLSDTPGFYVPRVVDEISSKKILTTELISGIPIDKVALLDQKTRDYVGRKMLELTLKELFVFRFMQTDPNWGNFLYNEATNTINLIDFGAARDYPKKFVDDYLRMVMACAEKDSEGVIEMSKRLGFLNGDESDVMLDAHVQAGFIVGLPFAEPGGYAFRTNNIASSISNLGATMLKHRLTPPPDEAYSLHRKLSGAFLACIKLGATVPCRDLLLQVYSKYQFDDEPQDPVVVTRSVSS, encoded by the exons ATGAGTTCGTGGAGCAAGAGCTTAACCAGGCTCGTCAATGGTGTATCTCTTGTAGCCAAAGAGATCATTAACCAGTCACCGGAGTTACGGAGAGCGAGAAACGGAGATCTCGAAGGCTTAATTACTTCTTCGGGTAAAAAAGCTTTGGTTGCCGCCACCGACTTAGTCGGACTCACCTCAGGGAAGCTTCGCGAGCTTTCGATTCGTCGATCTAAGGAAAAGGAACCTTCCGTCGTGTACTTCGACGAAGAAGAAAGTAACAAAGCTGGCGTCGTCGTCGTAACGCCTGAGATTAGATCTGATAGTACCGAACCTATCGTTGATTCGAGAGACCTGAGAAGCGGAATCAGCGATGAAGCTAAGAACTCAAATAGAGAAGAGGAGATTAAGGTTTCAGGCGAGGTTATTGGAGTTACAGATGCCGAATCAAGTGCGGTTGCGTCAACTCCGTCGGTGGTGGAAGTAGTAGGAGCTCCGGTGAAGAGACGGAGACTTAGAGAACGGAAGGTTCCATCAACACCTATTGCAAGAGCTTATGG TTTCTTTAACTTGGGAGCTGCTCTTGCTTGGGGAGCTGTTAAAGAATCTACGTATAGGATGGTTAATGGGACACCAGCTACACAAGATAATAAACCTGCGCTATCTTCTATAATGTCTAAGGAAAATGCTGAAAGATTGGCTCTTGGATTGTGTGAAATGCGTGGAGCTGCTCTTAAAGTTGGCCAAATGTTGAGTATACAGGACGAGAGTCTTGTTCCTGCTCCG ATTTTGAATGCTCTGGAATATGTGCGTCAAGGTGCAGATGTGATGCCGAGGAGCCAACTTAATCCTGTTTTGGATGCTGAGTTAGGTCCTAATTGGCAATCCAAGTTGACTAGTTTTGATTATGAACCGATAGCAGCAGCGAGTATTGGTCAG gTGCACCGAGCTGTCACTAAAGATGGAGTAGAAGTTGCAATGAAGATTCAGTACCCTGGTGTTGCCAACAGCATTGAAAGTGATATTGAAAATGTCAGACGCTTATTGAATTATACTAATCTAATTCCAAAGGGACTCTTTCTGGACAGAGCTATAAAG GTTGCTAAAGAGGAATTGGCTCAGGAGTGTAACTATGAAATCGAAGCAGTCAGTCAAAAGCGCTTTCGTGATTTGCTTTCAGACACTCCAGGGTTTTATGTTCCGCGTGTGGTAGATGAAATTTCAAGCAAAAAGATTCTAACCACAGAACTTATATCTG GGATCCCCATTGATAAAGTAGCTTTGTTAGATCAGAAAACACGAGATTATGTTGGGAGGAAGATGCTCGAACTCACATTGAAAGAGCTTTTTGTCTTCCGCTTCATGCAGACAGATCCTAACTGGGGTAACTTCTTATACAATGAAGCCACAAATACAATCAATCTTATAGATTTTGGAGCAGCCCGTGATTACCCCAAGAAATTCGTCGATGACTATCTACGAATG gtGATGGCATGTGCAGAAAAAGACAGTGAAGGAGTGATTGAAATGTCAAAGAGACTCGGGTTCTTAAACGGAG ATGAATCAGACGTAATGCTAGACGCTCATGTCCAAGCCGGATTCATCGTGGGTCTACCTTTTGCAGAACCAGGTGGCTACGCTTTCCGAACCAACAACATTGCTTCTAGCATCTCCAATTTAGGAGCAACCATGTTGAAACATAGACTTACACCACCACCAGATGAAGCCTATAGCCTTCACCGTAAACTATCCGGTGCTTTCTTGGCTTGTATCAAGCTTGGAGCCACCGTCCCTTGCCGTGATCTCTTGCTCCAAGTTTACAGCAAGTATCAGTTCGATGATGAGCCACAAGATCCAGTCGTCGTTACTAGATCTGTTTCTTCGTAG
- the LOC104713236 gene encoding protein ABC transporter 1, mitochondrial isoform X1, translating into MSSWSKSLTRLVNGVSLVAKEIINQSPELRRARNGDLEGLITSSGKKALVAATDLVGLTSGKLRELSIRRSKEKEPSVVYFDEEESNKAGVVVVTPEIRSDSTEPIVDSRDLRSGISDEAKNSNREEEIKVSGEVIGVTDAESSAVASTPSVVEVVGAPVKRRRLRERKVPSTPIARAYGFFNLGAALAWGAVKESTYRMVNGTPATQDNKPALSSIMSKENAERLALGLCEMRGAALKVGQMLSIQDESLVPAPILNALEYVRQGADVMPRSQLNPVLDAELGPNWQSKLTSFDYEPIAAASIGQVHRAVTKDGVEVAMKIQYPGVANSIESDIENVRRLLNYTNLIPKGLFLDRAIKVAKEELAQECNYEIEAVSQKRFRDLLSDTPGFYVPRVVDEISSKKILTTELISGIPIDKVALLDQKTRDYVGRKMLELTLKELFVFRFMQTDPNWGNFLYNEATNTINLIDFGAARDYPKKFVDDYLRMVMACAEKDSEGVIEMSKRLGFLNGDESDVMLDAHVQAGFIVGLPFAEPGGYAFRTNNIASSISNLGATMLKHRLTPPPDEAYSLHRKLSGAFLACIKLGATVPCRDLLLQVYSKYQFDDEPQDPVVVTRSVSS; encoded by the exons ATGAGTTCGTGGAGCAAGAGCTTAACCAGGCTCGTCAATGGTGTATCTCTTGTAGCCAAAGAGATCATTAACCAGTCACCGGAGTTACGGAGAGCGAGAAACGGAGATCTCGAAGGCTTAATTACTTCTTCGGGTAAAAAAGCTTTGGTTGCCGCCACCGACTTAGTCGGACTCACCTCAGGGAAGCTTCGCGAGCTTTCGATTCGTCGATCTAAGGAAAAGGAACCTTCCGTCGTGTACTTCGACGAAGAAGAAAGTAACAAAGCTGGCGTCGTCGTCGTAACGCCTGAGATTAGATCTGATAGTACCGAACCTATCGTTGATTCGAGAGACCTGAGAAGCGGAATCAGCGATGAAGCTAAGAACTCAAATAGAGAAGAGGAGATTAAGGTTTCAGGCGAGGTTATTGGAGTTACAGATGCCGAATCAAGTGCGGTTGCGTCAACTCCGTCGGTGGTGGAAGTAGTAGGAGCTCCGGTGAAGAGACGGAGACTTAGAGAACGGAAGGTTCCATCAACACCTATTGCAAGAGCTTATGG TTTCTTTAACTTGGGAGCTGCTCTTGCTTGGGGAGCTGTTAAAGAATCTACGTATAGGATGGTTAATGGGACACCAGCTACACAAGATAATAAACCTGCGCTATCTTCTATAATGTCTAAGGAAAATGCTGAAAGATTGGCTCTTGGATTGTGTGAAATGCGTGGAGCTGCTCTTAAAGTTGGCCAAATGTTGAGTATACAGGACGAGAGTCTTGTTCCTGCTCCG ATTTTGAATGCTCTGGAATATGTGCGTCAAGGTGCAGATGTGATGCCGAGGAGCCAACTTAATCCTGTTTTGGATGCTGAGTTAGGTCCTAATTGGCAATCCAAGTTGACTAGTTTTGATTATGAACCGATAGCAGCAGCGAGTATTGGTCAG gTGCACCGAGCTGTCACTAAAGATGGAGTAGAAGTTGCAATGAAGATTCAGTACCCTGGTGTTGCCAACAGCATTGAAAGTGATATTGAAAATGTCAGACGCTTATTGAATTATACTAATCTAATTCCAAAGGGACTCTTTCTGGACAGAGCTATAAAG GTTGCTAAAGAGGAATTGGCTCAGGAGTGTAACTATGAAATCGAAGCAGTCAGTCAAAAGCGCTTTCGTGATTTGCTTTCAGACACTCCAGGGTTTTATGTTCCGCGTGTGGTAGATGAAATTTCAAGCAAAAAGATTCTAACCACAGAACTTATATCTG GGATCCCCATTGATAAAGTAGCTTTGTTAGATCAGAAAACACGAGATTATGTTGGGAGGAAGATGCTCGAACTCACATTGAAAGAGCTTTTTGTCTTCCGCTTCATGCAGACAGATCCTAACTGGGGTAACTTCTTATACAATGAAGCCACAAATACAATCAATCTTATAGATTTTGGAGCAGCCCGTGATTACCCCAAGAAATTCGTCGATGACTATCTACGAATG gtGATGGCATGTGCAGAAAAAGACAGTGAAGGAGTGATTGAAATGTCAAAGAGACTCGGGTTCTTAAACGGAGATGAATCAGACGTAATGCTAGACGCTCATGTCCAAGCCGGATTCATCGTGGGTCTACCTTTTGCAGAACCAGGTGGCTACGCTTTCCGAACCAACAACATTGCTTCTAGCATCTCCAATTTAGGAGCAACCATGTTGAAACATAGACTTACACCACCACCAGATGAAGCCTATAGCCTTCACCGTAAACTATCCGGTGCTTTCTTGGCTTGTATCAAGCTTGGAGCCACCGTCCCTTGCCGTGATCTCTTGCTCCAAGTTTACAGCAAGTATCAGTTCGATGATGAGCCACAAGATCCAGTCGTCGTTACTAGATCTGTTTCTTCGTAG
- the LOC104713228 gene encoding uncharacterized protein LOC104713228: MAFDEDMKMASFLREEEEQHYSSLSRLSVCSHYDGDEADDEPSDSDYKRFGGGGGGGDNKSLEEELNFSDSDKGSTGCQSLPATPPRRRRRRGGGGGYLGLSSPVSGDKAYASENEVQKENKNQRRRRRRLRPEYPPWVDSMRRSYVGDEHSGHGGYGGGVVVVTRPIGGGRPLCMDLGEVKACKDLGFELEPGRVSYSGSTMDTSSGGNSPISSNHRISSPGDDPKDVKARLKAWAHAVAFVSTTHHQPPNSL; the protein is encoded by the exons ATGGCGTTTGATGAAGATATGAAAATGGCTTCTTtcttgagagaagaagaagaacagcaCTATTCTTCGTTATCAAGACTCTCCGTATGTTCTCACTACGACGGCGACGAAGCCGACGACGAACCTTCTGATTCCGACTATAAACGTttcggcggcggcggcggaggaggagataATAAGTCTTTGGAGGAGGAGCTAAACTTTTCAGATTCTGATAAAGGTTCAACGGGTTGTCAGTCACTTCCGGCGACACCACCGAGACGGAGACGACGgcgcggaggaggaggaggatattTGGGGTTGAGTTCACCGGTCTCCGGAGATAAAGCTTACGCTAGCGAGAACGAGGTTCAAAAGGAGAACAAGaatcagaggaggaggagaaggaggttGAGACCGGAGTATCCACCGTGGGTTGATAGCATGCGGAGGAGTTACGTCGGAGATGAGCATAGCGGTCACGGTGGTTACGGAGGAGGAGTGGTGGTTGTGACGAGGCCGATAGGAGGAGGGAGGCCATTGTGTATGGATTTAGGAGAAGTGAAAGCTTGTAAAGATTTAGGATTTGAGCTTGAACCGGGTCGGGTTTCGTATTCCGGGTCAACGATGGATACTAGTAGTGGCGGCAACTCTCCTATCTCTTCTAACCACCGCATTTCGAGTCCTG gGGATGATCCTAAAGACGTGAAAGCGAGGCTTAAGGCGTGGGCTCATGCTGTGGCTTTTGTGTCCACTACTCATCATCAACCTCCTAATTCTTTATGA